Proteins found in one Triticum urartu cultivar G1812 chromosome 4, Tu2.1, whole genome shotgun sequence genomic segment:
- the LOC125550328 gene encoding protein yippee-like produces the protein MGRLFLMHLEGNAYSCKFCRTHLGLAADIISKNFHSKHGKAYLFNRVVNVTSGINEDRMMMTGLHTVSDIFCVGCGSIVGWKYEAAHDKSQRYKEGKFILERFKVSGPDGSHYWGVTHDAHHGGGSDTDDL, from the exons ATGGGGCGGCTCTTCCTGATGCACCTCGAGGGGAACGCCTACAGCTGCAAGTTCTGCCGCACCCACCTCGGCCTCGCCGCCGACATCATCTCCAAG AACTTCCATTCCAAGCACGGCAAGGCGTATCTCTTCAACAGGGT TGTCAATGTTACATCTGGTATAAACGAGGATCGCATGATGATGACAGGGCTGCATACCGTTTCCGATATCTTCTGTGTTGGTTGTGGATCCATTGTTGGATGGAAATAT GAGGCTGCACATGACAAGAGCCAGAGGTACAAGGAAGGAAAGTTCATTCTGGAGAG GTTTAAGGTGTCGGGCCCTGATGGTAGCCACTACTGGGGGGTGACACATGATGCTCATCATGGGGGTGGAAGCGACACCGACGACTTATGA